A single region of the Pan troglodytes isolate AG18354 chromosome 18, NHGRI_mPanTro3-v2.0_pri, whole genome shotgun sequence genome encodes:
- the PLEKHG4 gene encoding puratrophin-1 isoform X1 has protein sequence MAKGWRIWWTLAGLGQLHPLVSLPPGWQPHPTWDHATCLWVPAARQHPASLHRRPSPPVGSFSRGSPWEPPPRPVPRCPPRTHPRAPTRPSWRESASGVLARPGEWPRWSCRPLVAAPTHALRRRGFRDAWEEEEPASQMHVKDPGPPRPPAGATQDEELQGSPLSRKLQLPPAADESGDAQRGTVESSSVLSEGPGPSGVESLLCPMSSHLSLAQGESDTPGVGLVGDPGPSRAMPSGLSPGALDSDPVGLGDPLSEISSKLLEAAPSGSGLPKPADCLLAQDLCWELLASGMATLPGTRDVQGRAVLLLCAHSPAWLQSECSSQELIRLLLYLRSIPRPEVQALGLTVLVDARICAPSSSLFSGLSQLQEAAPGAVYQVLLVGSTLLKEVPSGLQLEQLPSQSLLTHIPTAGLPTSLGGGLPYCHQAWLDFRRRLEALLQNCQAACALLQGAIESVKAVPQPMEPGEVDQLLQQTEVLMQQVLDSPWLAWLQCQGGRELTWLKQEVPEVTLSPDYRTAMDKADELYDRVDGLLHQLTLQSNQRIQALELVQTLEARESGLHQIEVWLQQVGWPALEEAGEPSLDMLLQAQGSFQELYQVAQEQVRQGEKFLQPLIGWEAAELGPPGARFLALRAQLTEFSRALAQRCQRLADAERLFQLFREALTWAEEGQRVLAELEQERPGVVLQQLQLHWTRHPDLPPAHFRKMWALATGLGSEAIRQECRWAWARCQDTWLALDQKLEASLKLPPVGSTASLCVSQVPAAPAHPPLRKAYSFDRNLGQSLSEPACHCHHAATIAACRRPEAGGGALPQASPTVPPPGSSDPRSLNRLQLVLAEMVATEREYVRALEYTMENYFPELDRPDVPQGLRGQRAHLFGNLEKLRDFHCHFFLRELEACTRHPPRVAYAFLRHRVQFGMYALYSKNKPRSDALMSSYGHTFFKDKQQALGDHLDLASYLLKPIQRMGKYALLLQELARACGGPTQELSALREAQSLVHFQLRHGNDLLAMDAIQGCDVNLKEQGQLVRQDEFVVRTGRHKSVRRIFLFEELLLFSKPRHGPTGVDTFAYKRSFKMADLGLTECCGNSSLRFEIWFRRRKARDTFVLQASSLAIKQAWTADISHLLWRQAVHNKEVRMAEMVSMGVGNKAFRDIASSEEAINDRTVNYVLKCREVRSRASIAVAPFDHDSLYLGASNSLPGDPASCSVLGSLNLHLYRDPALLGLRCPLYPNFPEEAALEAEAELGGQPSLTAEDSEVSSQCPSASGSSGSDSSCVSGQALGRGLEDLPCV, from the exons ATGGCAAAGGGGTGGAGGATCTGGTGGACTCTGGCAGGCCTGGGTCAGCTCCACCCATTGGTCTCACTCCCACCCGGATGGCAGCCCCATCCCACGTGGGATCATGCGACCTGTCTCTGGGTGCCCGCGGCGAGGCAGCACCCCGCTTCCCTACACAGAAGGCCTTCCCCTCCCGTCGGCTCATTCAGCCGCGGAAGCCCCTGGgagcccccgccccgccccgtccCGCGGTGCCCCCCGCGCACTCACCCTCGCGCACCCACGCGGCCTTCCTGGCGGGAGAGCGCTTCCGGCGTCCTCGCCAGGCCCGGGGAGTGGCCACGGTGGAGCTGCCGACCGTTGGTCGCTGCCCCGACCCACGCACTGCGACGCCGCGG TTTCAGGGATGCCTGGGAAGAGGAGGAACCTGCTTCCCAGATGCACGTTAAGGACCCAGGTCCTCCAAGACCACCAGCCGGGGCCACCCAGGATGAGGAGCTACAGGGCAGCCCCTTGTCCAGGAAACTCCAGTTACCCCCAGCTGCAGATGAGTCGGGTGATGCCCAGAGGGGCACAGTAGAAAGCTCCTCAGTCCTGTCAGAAGGGCCAGGCCCCTCTGGAGTGGAGAGTCTCCTATGCCCcatgtcctcccacctcagcttggCACAGGGTGAGAGTGACACCCCAGGGGTAGGGTTGGTAGGGGACCCAGGTCCAAGCAGGGCGATGCCATCTGGCTTGAGCCCTGGGGCATTGGACAGCGACCCTGTGGGCCTTGGAGACCCTTTATCAGAGATATCATCAAAGCTGCTGGAGGCAG CCCCCAGTGGATCCGGCCTCCCTAAGCCTGCTGACTGCCTCCTGGCCCAAGACCTCTGTTGGGAGCTGCTGGCCAGTGGTATGGCCACCTTGCCAG GGACTCGGGATGTCCAAGGCCGGGCAGTGCTGCTTCTGTGTGCCCACAGCCCAGCCTGGCTTCAGTCTGAGTGCAGCAGCCAGGAACTCATCCGCCTCCTGCTGTACCTGCGAAGCATCCCCAG GCCCGAAGTACAGGCACTGGGACTGACAGTGCTAGTTGATGCCCGAATTTGTGCCCCAAGTTCCTCCCTCTTCTCTGGGCTCAGCCAACTACAA GAAGCAGCCCCAGGGGCCGTGTACCAGGTGCTGCTAGTGGGAAGCACGCTGCTGAAGGAAGTGCCTTCCGGGCTGCAG CTGGAGCAGTTGCCCTCTCAGAGCCTGCTGACCCACATCCCAACGGCGGGGCTGCCCACTTCGCTAGGAGGAGGCCTGCCTtactgccaccaggcctggctggatTTCCGAAGG CGGCTGGAAGCTCTACTACAGAACTGCCAGGCAGCTTGTGCCCTGCTCCAGGGGGCCATCGAAAGTGTGAAGGCTGTGCCCCAGCCCATGGAGCCTGGG GAGGTCGATCAGCTGCTACAGCAGACAGAGGTCCTGATGCAGCAGGTGCTAGACTCGCCATGGCTGGCATGGCTACAATGCCAGGGGGGCCGGGAGCTGACATGGCTGAAGCAAGAGGTCCCAGAGGTGACCCTGAGCCCAGACTACAG GACGGCAATGGACAAGGCTGACGAGCTATATGACCGGGTGGATGGATTGCTGCACCAACTGACCCTGCAGAGCAACCAGCGAATACAGGCCCTAGAGTTGGTCCAAACACTGGAGGCCCGAGAAAGCGGACTGCACCAG ATTGAAGTGTGGCTGCAGCAGGTGGGCTGGCCAGcactggaggaggctggggagccCTCGCTGGACATGCTGCTCCAGGCCCAAGGCTCTTTTCAGGAGCTGTACCAGGTTGCCCAG GAGCAGGTCAGGCAAGGGGAGAAGTTTCTGCAGCCGCTGATTGGCTGGGAGGCGGCTGAACTGGGCCCCCCTGGGGCACGCTTTCTGGCCCTGCGAGCCCAGCTGACTGAATTCTCTAGGGCTTTGGCCCAGCGGTGCCAGCGGCTGGCGGATGCTGAGAGGCTGTTTCAGCTCTTCAGGGAG GCCTTGACGTGGGCTGAGGAGGGGCAGCGAGTGTTGGCAGAGCTGGAGCAGGAACGCCCGGGGGTTGTGTtgcagcagctgcagctgcactGGACCAGGCACCCTGACTTGCCTCCTGCTCACTTCCGAAAGATGTGGGCTCTGGCCACGGGGCTGGGCTCAGAGGCCATCCGCCAGGAGTGCCGCTGGGCCTGGGCGCGGTGCCAGGACACCTGGCTGGCCCTGGACCAAAAGCTTGAGGCTTCACTGAAGCTACCACCGGTGGGCAGCACAGCTAGCCTGTGTGTCAGCCAGGTCCCCGCTGCACCTGCCCACCCTCCCCTGAGGAAGGCCTACAGCTTCGATCGGAATCTGGGGCAGAGTCTCAGTGAACCTGCCTGCCACTGCCACCATGCGGCCACTATTGCTGCCTGCCGCAgaccagaggctggaggaggtgcCCTGCCCCAGGCATCCCCTACTGTGCCTCCACCAGGCAGCTCTGACCCCAGGAGCCTCAACAG GCTACAGCTGGTGCTGGCAGAGATGGTGGCCACGGAGCGGGAGTATGTCCGGGCTCTAGAGTACACTATGGAGAACTATTTCCCCGAGCTGGATCGCCCCGATGTGCCCCAGGGCCTCCGCGGCCAGCGTGCCCACCTCTTTGGCAACCTGGAGAAGCTGCGGGACTTCCACTGCCACTTCTTCCTGCGTGAGCTGGAGGCTTGCACCCGGCACCCACCACGAGTGGCCTATGCCTTCCTGCGCCAT AGGGTGCAGTTTGGGATGTACGCGCTCTACAGCAAGAATAAGCCTCGCTCCGATGCCCTGATGTCAAGCTATGGGCACACCTTCTTCAAG GACAAGCAGCAAGCACTGGGGGACCACCTGGACCTGGCCTCCTACCTGCTAAAGCCCATCCAGCGCATGGGCAAGTACGCACTGCTGCTGCAGGAGCTGGCACGGGCCTGCGGGGGCCCCACGCAGGAGCTCAGTGCGCTGCGGGAGGCCCAGAGCCTTGTGCACTTCCAGCTGCGGCACGGAAACGACCTGCTGGCCATGGACGCCATCCAGGGCTGTGAT GTTAACCTCAAGGAACAGGGGCAGCTGGTGCGACAGGATGAGTTTGTGGTGCGCACTGGGCGCCACAAGTCCGTGCGCCGCATCTTCCTTTTTGAGGAGCTGCTGCTCTTCAGCAAGCCTCGCCATGGGCCCACAGGGGTTGACACATTTGCCTACAAGCGCTCCTTCAAG ATGGCAGACCTTGGTCTCACTGAGTGCTGTGGGAACAGCAGCCTGCGCTTCGAGATCTGGTTCCGCCGCCGCAAGGCCAGGGACACCTTTGTGCTGCAGGCCTCCAGCCTGGCTATCAAGCAGGCCTGGACAGCTGACATCTCCCACCTGCTTTGGAGGCAGGCCGTCCACAACAAGG AGGTGCGCATGGCTGAGATGGTGTCCATGGGTGTGGGGAACAAGGCCTTCCGAGACATTGCTTCCAGCGAGGAAGCCATCAACGACCGCACCGTCAACTATGTCCTGAAGTGCCGAG AAGTTCGCTCTCGGGCGTCCATTGCCGTAGCCCCGTTTGACCATGACAGCCTCTACCTGGGGGCCTCGAACTCCCTTCCTGGAGACCCTGCCTCTTGCTCTGTTCTGGGGTCCCTCAACCTGCACCTGTACAGAGACCCAGCTCTTCTGGGTCTCCGCTGTCCCCTGTATCCCAACTTCCCAGAGGAAGCagcactggaggctgaggcagagctgGGCGGCCAGCCCTCTTTGA CTGCTGAGGACTCAGAGGTCTCGTCCCAATGCCCATCAGCCAGTGGCTCCAGTGGCTCTGACAGCAGCTGTGTGTCAGGGCAGGCCCTGGGTAGGGGCCTCGAGGACTTACCCTGT GTCTGA
- the PLEKHG4 gene encoding puratrophin-1 isoform X2 has translation MAKGWRIWWTLAGLGQLHPLVSLPPGWQPHPTWDHATCLWVPAARQHPASLHRRPSPPVGSFSRGSPWEPPPRPVPRCPPRTHPRAPTRPSWRESASGVLARPGEWPRWSCRPLVAAPTHALRRRGFRDAWEEEEPASQMHVKDPGPPRPPAGATQDEELQGSPLSRKLQLPPAADESGDAQRGTVESSSVLSEGPGPSGVESLLCPMSSHLSLAQGESDTPGVGLVGDPGPSRAMPSGLSPGALDSDPVGLGDPLSEISSKLLEAGTRDVQGRAVLLLCAHSPAWLQSECSSQELIRLLLYLRSIPRPEVQALGLTVLVDARICAPSSSLFSGLSQLQEAAPGAVYQVLLVGSTLLKEVPSGLQLEQLPSQSLLTHIPTAGLPTSLGGGLPYCHQAWLDFRRRLEALLQNCQAACALLQGAIESVKAVPQPMEPGEVDQLLQQTEVLMQQVLDSPWLAWLQCQGGRELTWLKQEVPEVTLSPDYRTAMDKADELYDRVDGLLHQLTLQSNQRIQALELVQTLEARESGLHQIEVWLQQVGWPALEEAGEPSLDMLLQAQGSFQELYQVAQEQVRQGEKFLQPLIGWEAAELGPPGARFLALRAQLTEFSRALAQRCQRLADAERLFQLFREALTWAEEGQRVLAELEQERPGVVLQQLQLHWTRHPDLPPAHFRKMWALATGLGSEAIRQECRWAWARCQDTWLALDQKLEASLKLPPVGSTASLCVSQVPAAPAHPPLRKAYSFDRNLGQSLSEPACHCHHAATIAACRRPEAGGGALPQASPTVPPPGSSDPRSLNRLQLVLAEMVATEREYVRALEYTMENYFPELDRPDVPQGLRGQRAHLFGNLEKLRDFHCHFFLRELEACTRHPPRVAYAFLRHRVQFGMYALYSKNKPRSDALMSSYGHTFFKDKQQALGDHLDLASYLLKPIQRMGKYALLLQELARACGGPTQELSALREAQSLVHFQLRHGNDLLAMDAIQGCDVNLKEQGQLVRQDEFVVRTGRHKSVRRIFLFEELLLFSKPRHGPTGVDTFAYKRSFKMADLGLTECCGNSSLRFEIWFRRRKARDTFVLQASSLAIKQAWTADISHLLWRQAVHNKEVRMAEMVSMGVGNKAFRDIASSEEAINDRTVNYVLKCREVRSRASIAVAPFDHDSLYLGASNSLPGDPASCSVLGSLNLHLYRDPALLGLRCPLYPNFPEEAALEAEAELGGQPSLTAEDSEVSSQCPSASGSSGSDSSCVSGQALGRGLEDLPCV, from the exons ATGGCAAAGGGGTGGAGGATCTGGTGGACTCTGGCAGGCCTGGGTCAGCTCCACCCATTGGTCTCACTCCCACCCGGATGGCAGCCCCATCCCACGTGGGATCATGCGACCTGTCTCTGGGTGCCCGCGGCGAGGCAGCACCCCGCTTCCCTACACAGAAGGCCTTCCCCTCCCGTCGGCTCATTCAGCCGCGGAAGCCCCTGGgagcccccgccccgccccgtccCGCGGTGCCCCCCGCGCACTCACCCTCGCGCACCCACGCGGCCTTCCTGGCGGGAGAGCGCTTCCGGCGTCCTCGCCAGGCCCGGGGAGTGGCCACGGTGGAGCTGCCGACCGTTGGTCGCTGCCCCGACCCACGCACTGCGACGCCGCGG TTTCAGGGATGCCTGGGAAGAGGAGGAACCTGCTTCCCAGATGCACGTTAAGGACCCAGGTCCTCCAAGACCACCAGCCGGGGCCACCCAGGATGAGGAGCTACAGGGCAGCCCCTTGTCCAGGAAACTCCAGTTACCCCCAGCTGCAGATGAGTCGGGTGATGCCCAGAGGGGCACAGTAGAAAGCTCCTCAGTCCTGTCAGAAGGGCCAGGCCCCTCTGGAGTGGAGAGTCTCCTATGCCCcatgtcctcccacctcagcttggCACAGGGTGAGAGTGACACCCCAGGGGTAGGGTTGGTAGGGGACCCAGGTCCAAGCAGGGCGATGCCATCTGGCTTGAGCCCTGGGGCATTGGACAGCGACCCTGTGGGCCTTGGAGACCCTTTATCAGAGATATCATCAAAGCTGCTGGAGGCAG GGACTCGGGATGTCCAAGGCCGGGCAGTGCTGCTTCTGTGTGCCCACAGCCCAGCCTGGCTTCAGTCTGAGTGCAGCAGCCAGGAACTCATCCGCCTCCTGCTGTACCTGCGAAGCATCCCCAG GCCCGAAGTACAGGCACTGGGACTGACAGTGCTAGTTGATGCCCGAATTTGTGCCCCAAGTTCCTCCCTCTTCTCTGGGCTCAGCCAACTACAA GAAGCAGCCCCAGGGGCCGTGTACCAGGTGCTGCTAGTGGGAAGCACGCTGCTGAAGGAAGTGCCTTCCGGGCTGCAG CTGGAGCAGTTGCCCTCTCAGAGCCTGCTGACCCACATCCCAACGGCGGGGCTGCCCACTTCGCTAGGAGGAGGCCTGCCTtactgccaccaggcctggctggatTTCCGAAGG CGGCTGGAAGCTCTACTACAGAACTGCCAGGCAGCTTGTGCCCTGCTCCAGGGGGCCATCGAAAGTGTGAAGGCTGTGCCCCAGCCCATGGAGCCTGGG GAGGTCGATCAGCTGCTACAGCAGACAGAGGTCCTGATGCAGCAGGTGCTAGACTCGCCATGGCTGGCATGGCTACAATGCCAGGGGGGCCGGGAGCTGACATGGCTGAAGCAAGAGGTCCCAGAGGTGACCCTGAGCCCAGACTACAG GACGGCAATGGACAAGGCTGACGAGCTATATGACCGGGTGGATGGATTGCTGCACCAACTGACCCTGCAGAGCAACCAGCGAATACAGGCCCTAGAGTTGGTCCAAACACTGGAGGCCCGAGAAAGCGGACTGCACCAG ATTGAAGTGTGGCTGCAGCAGGTGGGCTGGCCAGcactggaggaggctggggagccCTCGCTGGACATGCTGCTCCAGGCCCAAGGCTCTTTTCAGGAGCTGTACCAGGTTGCCCAG GAGCAGGTCAGGCAAGGGGAGAAGTTTCTGCAGCCGCTGATTGGCTGGGAGGCGGCTGAACTGGGCCCCCCTGGGGCACGCTTTCTGGCCCTGCGAGCCCAGCTGACTGAATTCTCTAGGGCTTTGGCCCAGCGGTGCCAGCGGCTGGCGGATGCTGAGAGGCTGTTTCAGCTCTTCAGGGAG GCCTTGACGTGGGCTGAGGAGGGGCAGCGAGTGTTGGCAGAGCTGGAGCAGGAACGCCCGGGGGTTGTGTtgcagcagctgcagctgcactGGACCAGGCACCCTGACTTGCCTCCTGCTCACTTCCGAAAGATGTGGGCTCTGGCCACGGGGCTGGGCTCAGAGGCCATCCGCCAGGAGTGCCGCTGGGCCTGGGCGCGGTGCCAGGACACCTGGCTGGCCCTGGACCAAAAGCTTGAGGCTTCACTGAAGCTACCACCGGTGGGCAGCACAGCTAGCCTGTGTGTCAGCCAGGTCCCCGCTGCACCTGCCCACCCTCCCCTGAGGAAGGCCTACAGCTTCGATCGGAATCTGGGGCAGAGTCTCAGTGAACCTGCCTGCCACTGCCACCATGCGGCCACTATTGCTGCCTGCCGCAgaccagaggctggaggaggtgcCCTGCCCCAGGCATCCCCTACTGTGCCTCCACCAGGCAGCTCTGACCCCAGGAGCCTCAACAG GCTACAGCTGGTGCTGGCAGAGATGGTGGCCACGGAGCGGGAGTATGTCCGGGCTCTAGAGTACACTATGGAGAACTATTTCCCCGAGCTGGATCGCCCCGATGTGCCCCAGGGCCTCCGCGGCCAGCGTGCCCACCTCTTTGGCAACCTGGAGAAGCTGCGGGACTTCCACTGCCACTTCTTCCTGCGTGAGCTGGAGGCTTGCACCCGGCACCCACCACGAGTGGCCTATGCCTTCCTGCGCCAT AGGGTGCAGTTTGGGATGTACGCGCTCTACAGCAAGAATAAGCCTCGCTCCGATGCCCTGATGTCAAGCTATGGGCACACCTTCTTCAAG GACAAGCAGCAAGCACTGGGGGACCACCTGGACCTGGCCTCCTACCTGCTAAAGCCCATCCAGCGCATGGGCAAGTACGCACTGCTGCTGCAGGAGCTGGCACGGGCCTGCGGGGGCCCCACGCAGGAGCTCAGTGCGCTGCGGGAGGCCCAGAGCCTTGTGCACTTCCAGCTGCGGCACGGAAACGACCTGCTGGCCATGGACGCCATCCAGGGCTGTGAT GTTAACCTCAAGGAACAGGGGCAGCTGGTGCGACAGGATGAGTTTGTGGTGCGCACTGGGCGCCACAAGTCCGTGCGCCGCATCTTCCTTTTTGAGGAGCTGCTGCTCTTCAGCAAGCCTCGCCATGGGCCCACAGGGGTTGACACATTTGCCTACAAGCGCTCCTTCAAG ATGGCAGACCTTGGTCTCACTGAGTGCTGTGGGAACAGCAGCCTGCGCTTCGAGATCTGGTTCCGCCGCCGCAAGGCCAGGGACACCTTTGTGCTGCAGGCCTCCAGCCTGGCTATCAAGCAGGCCTGGACAGCTGACATCTCCCACCTGCTTTGGAGGCAGGCCGTCCACAACAAGG AGGTGCGCATGGCTGAGATGGTGTCCATGGGTGTGGGGAACAAGGCCTTCCGAGACATTGCTTCCAGCGAGGAAGCCATCAACGACCGCACCGTCAACTATGTCCTGAAGTGCCGAG AAGTTCGCTCTCGGGCGTCCATTGCCGTAGCCCCGTTTGACCATGACAGCCTCTACCTGGGGGCCTCGAACTCCCTTCCTGGAGACCCTGCCTCTTGCTCTGTTCTGGGGTCCCTCAACCTGCACCTGTACAGAGACCCAGCTCTTCTGGGTCTCCGCTGTCCCCTGTATCCCAACTTCCCAGAGGAAGCagcactggaggctgaggcagagctgGGCGGCCAGCCCTCTTTGA CTGCTGAGGACTCAGAGGTCTCGTCCCAATGCCCATCAGCCAGTGGCTCCAGTGGCTCTGACAGCAGCTGTGTGTCAGGGCAGGCCCTGGGTAGGGGCCTCGAGGACTTACCCTGT GTCTGA
- the PLEKHG4 gene encoding puratrophin-1 isoform X4, giving the protein MERPLENGDESPDSQGHATDWRFAVCSFRDAWEEEEPASQMHVKDPGPPRPPAGATQDEELQGSPLSRKLQLPPAADESGDAQRGTVESSSVLSEGPGPSGVESLLCPMSSHLSLAQGESDTPGVGLVGDPGPSRAMPSGLSPGALDSDPVGLGDPLSEISSKLLEAAPSGSGLPKPADCLLAQDLCWELLASGMATLPGTRDVQGRAVLLLCAHSPAWLQSECSSQELIRLLLYLRSIPRPEVQALGLTVLVDARICAPSSSLFSGLSQLQEAAPGAVYQVLLVGSTLLKEVPSGLQLEQLPSQSLLTHIPTAGLPTSLGGGLPYCHQAWLDFRRRLEALLQNCQAACALLQGAIESVKAVPQPMEPGEVDQLLQQTEVLMQQVLDSPWLAWLQCQGGRELTWLKQEVPEVTLSPDYRTAMDKADELYDRVDGLLHQLTLQSNQRIQALELVQTLEARESGLHQIEVWLQQVGWPALEEAGEPSLDMLLQAQGSFQELYQVAQEQVRQGEKFLQPLIGWEAAELGPPGARFLALRAQLTEFSRALAQRCQRLADAERLFQLFREALTWAEEGQRVLAELEQERPGVVLQQLQLHWTRHPDLPPAHFRKMWALATGLGSEAIRQECRWAWARCQDTWLALDQKLEASLKLPPVGSTASLCVSQVPAAPAHPPLRKAYSFDRNLGQSLSEPACHCHHAATIAACRRPEAGGGALPQASPTVPPPGSSDPRSLNRLQLVLAEMVATEREYVRALEYTMENYFPELDRPDVPQGLRGQRAHLFGNLEKLRDFHCHFFLRELEACTRHPPRVAYAFLRHRVQFGMYALYSKNKPRSDALMSSYGHTFFKDKQQALGDHLDLASYLLKPIQRMGKYALLLQELARACGGPTQELSALREAQSLVHFQLRHGNDLLAMDAIQGCDVNLKEQGQLVRQDEFVVRTGRHKSVRRIFLFEELLLFSKPRHGPTGVDTFAYKRSFKMADLGLTECCGNSSLRFEIWFRRRKARDTFVLQASSLAIKQAWTADISHLLWRQAVHNKEVRSRASIAVAPFDHDSLYLGASNSLPGDPASCSVLGSLNLHLYRDPALLGLRCPLYPNFPEEAALEAEAELGGQPSLTAEDSEVSSQCPSASGSSGSDSSCVSGQALGRGLEDLPCV; this is encoded by the exons ATGGAAAGGCCCCTGGAGAATGGGGATGAGTCCCCAGACTCTCAGGGCCATGCCACCGACTGGAGATTTGCTGTGTGCAGTTTCAGGGATGCCTGGGAAGAGGAGGAACCTGCTTCCCAGATGCACGTTAAGGACCCAGGTCCTCCAAGACCACCAGCCGGGGCCACCCAGGATGAGGAGCTACAGGGCAGCCCCTTGTCCAGGAAACTCCAGTTACCCCCAGCTGCAGATGAGTCGGGTGATGCCCAGAGGGGCACAGTAGAAAGCTCCTCAGTCCTGTCAGAAGGGCCAGGCCCCTCTGGAGTGGAGAGTCTCCTATGCCCcatgtcctcccacctcagcttggCACAGGGTGAGAGTGACACCCCAGGGGTAGGGTTGGTAGGGGACCCAGGTCCAAGCAGGGCGATGCCATCTGGCTTGAGCCCTGGGGCATTGGACAGCGACCCTGTGGGCCTTGGAGACCCTTTATCAGAGATATCATCAAAGCTGCTGGAGGCAG CCCCCAGTGGATCCGGCCTCCCTAAGCCTGCTGACTGCCTCCTGGCCCAAGACCTCTGTTGGGAGCTGCTGGCCAGTGGTATGGCCACCTTGCCAG GGACTCGGGATGTCCAAGGCCGGGCAGTGCTGCTTCTGTGTGCCCACAGCCCAGCCTGGCTTCAGTCTGAGTGCAGCAGCCAGGAACTCATCCGCCTCCTGCTGTACCTGCGAAGCATCCCCAG GCCCGAAGTACAGGCACTGGGACTGACAGTGCTAGTTGATGCCCGAATTTGTGCCCCAAGTTCCTCCCTCTTCTCTGGGCTCAGCCAACTACAA GAAGCAGCCCCAGGGGCCGTGTACCAGGTGCTGCTAGTGGGAAGCACGCTGCTGAAGGAAGTGCCTTCCGGGCTGCAG CTGGAGCAGTTGCCCTCTCAGAGCCTGCTGACCCACATCCCAACGGCGGGGCTGCCCACTTCGCTAGGAGGAGGCCTGCCTtactgccaccaggcctggctggatTTCCGAAGG CGGCTGGAAGCTCTACTACAGAACTGCCAGGCAGCTTGTGCCCTGCTCCAGGGGGCCATCGAAAGTGTGAAGGCTGTGCCCCAGCCCATGGAGCCTGGG GAGGTCGATCAGCTGCTACAGCAGACAGAGGTCCTGATGCAGCAGGTGCTAGACTCGCCATGGCTGGCATGGCTACAATGCCAGGGGGGCCGGGAGCTGACATGGCTGAAGCAAGAGGTCCCAGAGGTGACCCTGAGCCCAGACTACAG GACGGCAATGGACAAGGCTGACGAGCTATATGACCGGGTGGATGGATTGCTGCACCAACTGACCCTGCAGAGCAACCAGCGAATACAGGCCCTAGAGTTGGTCCAAACACTGGAGGCCCGAGAAAGCGGACTGCACCAG ATTGAAGTGTGGCTGCAGCAGGTGGGCTGGCCAGcactggaggaggctggggagccCTCGCTGGACATGCTGCTCCAGGCCCAAGGCTCTTTTCAGGAGCTGTACCAGGTTGCCCAG GAGCAGGTCAGGCAAGGGGAGAAGTTTCTGCAGCCGCTGATTGGCTGGGAGGCGGCTGAACTGGGCCCCCCTGGGGCACGCTTTCTGGCCCTGCGAGCCCAGCTGACTGAATTCTCTAGGGCTTTGGCCCAGCGGTGCCAGCGGCTGGCGGATGCTGAGAGGCTGTTTCAGCTCTTCAGGGAG GCCTTGACGTGGGCTGAGGAGGGGCAGCGAGTGTTGGCAGAGCTGGAGCAGGAACGCCCGGGGGTTGTGTtgcagcagctgcagctgcactGGACCAGGCACCCTGACTTGCCTCCTGCTCACTTCCGAAAGATGTGGGCTCTGGCCACGGGGCTGGGCTCAGAGGCCATCCGCCAGGAGTGCCGCTGGGCCTGGGCGCGGTGCCAGGACACCTGGCTGGCCCTGGACCAAAAGCTTGAGGCTTCACTGAAGCTACCACCGGTGGGCAGCACAGCTAGCCTGTGTGTCAGCCAGGTCCCCGCTGCACCTGCCCACCCTCCCCTGAGGAAGGCCTACAGCTTCGATCGGAATCTGGGGCAGAGTCTCAGTGAACCTGCCTGCCACTGCCACCATGCGGCCACTATTGCTGCCTGCCGCAgaccagaggctggaggaggtgcCCTGCCCCAGGCATCCCCTACTGTGCCTCCACCAGGCAGCTCTGACCCCAGGAGCCTCAACAG GCTACAGCTGGTGCTGGCAGAGATGGTGGCCACGGAGCGGGAGTATGTCCGGGCTCTAGAGTACACTATGGAGAACTATTTCCCCGAGCTGGATCGCCCCGATGTGCCCCAGGGCCTCCGCGGCCAGCGTGCCCACCTCTTTGGCAACCTGGAGAAGCTGCGGGACTTCCACTGCCACTTCTTCCTGCGTGAGCTGGAGGCTTGCACCCGGCACCCACCACGAGTGGCCTATGCCTTCCTGCGCCAT AGGGTGCAGTTTGGGATGTACGCGCTCTACAGCAAGAATAAGCCTCGCTCCGATGCCCTGATGTCAAGCTATGGGCACACCTTCTTCAAG GACAAGCAGCAAGCACTGGGGGACCACCTGGACCTGGCCTCCTACCTGCTAAAGCCCATCCAGCGCATGGGCAAGTACGCACTGCTGCTGCAGGAGCTGGCACGGGCCTGCGGGGGCCCCACGCAGGAGCTCAGTGCGCTGCGGGAGGCCCAGAGCCTTGTGCACTTCCAGCTGCGGCACGGAAACGACCTGCTGGCCATGGACGCCATCCAGGGCTGTGAT GTTAACCTCAAGGAACAGGGGCAGCTGGTGCGACAGGATGAGTTTGTGGTGCGCACTGGGCGCCACAAGTCCGTGCGCCGCATCTTCCTTTTTGAGGAGCTGCTGCTCTTCAGCAAGCCTCGCCATGGGCCCACAGGGGTTGACACATTTGCCTACAAGCGCTCCTTCAAG ATGGCAGACCTTGGTCTCACTGAGTGCTGTGGGAACAGCAGCCTGCGCTTCGAGATCTGGTTCCGCCGCCGCAAGGCCAGGGACACCTTTGTGCTGCAGGCCTCCAGCCTGGCTATCAAGCAGGCCTGGACAGCTGACATCTCCCACCTGCTTTGGAGGCAGGCCGTCCACAACAAGG AAGTTCGCTCTCGGGCGTCCATTGCCGTAGCCCCGTTTGACCATGACAGCCTCTACCTGGGGGCCTCGAACTCCCTTCCTGGAGACCCTGCCTCTTGCTCTGTTCTGGGGTCCCTCAACCTGCACCTGTACAGAGACCCAGCTCTTCTGGGTCTCCGCTGTCCCCTGTATCCCAACTTCCCAGAGGAAGCagcactggaggctgaggcagagctgGGCGGCCAGCCCTCTTTGA CTGCTGAGGACTCAGAGGTCTCGTCCCAATGCCCATCAGCCAGTGGCTCCAGTGGCTCTGACAGCAGCTGTGTGTCAGGGCAGGCCCTGGGTAGGGGCCTCGAGGACTTACCCTGT GTCTGA